A window of the Cicer arietinum cultivar CDC Frontier isolate Library 1 chromosome 6, Cicar.CDCFrontier_v2.0, whole genome shotgun sequence genome harbors these coding sequences:
- the LOC101490833 gene encoding glycine-rich protein 2 has protein sequence MSSRLTGKVKWFNDQKGFGFITPDDGSEELFVHQSQIRSDGFRSLAEGESVEFEIASDNDGRSKAVEVTGPDGANVQGTRGGGGGGRGGYGGGGGGYGGGGYSGGGGGGYGGSRSGGYGSGGGGYGGGGGYGGGRGGGRGGGGGGACYNCGESGHMARDCSQGGSGGGGGGRYSGGGGGGGAGGGSCYSCGESGHFARDCPTSAR, from the coding sequence ATGAGTTCAAGATTGACTGGGAAGGTGAAATGGTTCAACGATCAGAAGGGGTTTGGTTTCATTACCCCTGATGATGGTAGCGAGGAACTTTTCGTTCATCAATCTCAGATTCGATCTGATGGTTTTCGTTCCCTTGCTGAAGGAGAGTCCGTTGAGTTCGAAATTGCTTCTGACAACGATGGACGATCCAAGGCTGTTGAAGTGACTGGCCCTGATGGTGCTAATGTCCAGGGAACAAGAGGCGGCGGCGGTGGCGGTCGTGGTGGCTACGGAGGTGGCGGTGGCGGTTATGGTGGTGGTGGCTACAGCGGTGGCGGCGGAGGAGGTTATGGTGGTAGCAGGAGCGGTGGATACGGTAGCGGTGGGGGTGGTTATGGTGGCGGTGGCGGATATGGTGGTGGACGTGGAGGTGGACGTGGTGGAGGCGGCGGTGGGGCCTGTTATAACTGTGGTGAATCTGGTCACATGGCGAGGGATTGTAGCCAGGGTGGAAGTGGTGGTGGAGGTGGTGGAAGGTACAGCGGCGGCGGTGGAGGCGGTGGCGCTGGCGGTGGAAGCTGCTACAGCTGTGGAGAATCTGGTCATTTTGCCAGAGATTGCCCAACCAGTGCCCGTTAG
- the LOC101491156 gene encoding auxin transporter-like protein 5, translating into MASDKVVETVIVGNYVEMESEGKPNNIKSKLSNFLWHGGSAYDAWFSCASNQVAQVLLTLPYSFSQLGMLSGILFQLFYGILGSWTAYLISILYVEYRTRKEREKVNFRTNHVIQWFEVLDGLLGKHWRNVGLGFNCTFLLFGSVIQLIACASNIYYINDNLDKRTWTYIFGACCATTVFIPSFHNYRIWSFLGLVMTTYTAWYLTVAAILHGQVEGVKHSGPNKMVLYFTGATNILYTFGGHAVTVEIMHAMWKPQKFKAIYLLATLYVLTLTLPSAAAVYWAFGDLLLNHSNAFALLPKSPFRDTAVILMLIHQFITFGFACTPLYFVWEKAIGMHECKSLCKRALVRLPVVIPIWFLAIIFPFFGPINSTVGSLLVSFTVYIIPALAHIFTFKSSSARQNAVEQPPKFVGRWVGSFVINVFIVVWVLVVGFGFGGWASMVNFVHQIDTFGLFTKCYQCPPSSLPTMPPHQLNATAAAPSPLHHH; encoded by the exons ATGGCATCCGATAAAGTAGTGGAAACAGTAATAGTTGGGAACTATGTAGAAATGGAAAGTGAAGGAAAGCCAAATAACATAAAGTCCAAATTATCAAACTTCTTATGGCATGGTGGTTCTGCTTATGATGCTTGGTTTAGCTGTGCTTCCAACCAG GTGGCTCAAGTTCTGCTTACGTTGCCATACTCATTTTCCCAGCTGGGAATGCTTTCCGGCATACTTTTTCAACTCTTTTATGGTATACTAGGTAGCTGGACTGCTTACCTCATTAGCATTCTCTATGTTGAATACAGAACAAGAAAAGAGAGGGAAAAAGTTAATTTCAGAACAAACCATGTTATTCAG TGGTTTGAGGTTCTTGATGGACTTCTTGGAAAGCACTGGAGAAACGTTGGTTTGGGCTTTAATTGCACATTTCTTTTGTTTGGATCTGTTATCCAACTTATAGCTTGTGCAAG CAACATATATTACATAAATGATAATCTGGACAAGAGGACTTGGACTTATATCTTCGGAGCTTGCTGTGCCACTACTGTATTTATTCCTTCATTTCACAATTACAGAATCTGGTCCTTTTTGGGTCTTGTCATGACCACTTACACTGCTTGGTATCTTACAGTTGCCGCTATCCTTCACGGAcag GTGGAAGGAGTGAAGCATTCGGGTCCGAACAAAATGGTTTTATATTTTACAGGGGCCACAAACATTCTCTACACATTCGGGGGACATGCCGTTACTGT GGAAATAATGCACGCAATGTGGAAGCCGCAAAAGTTCAAGGCTATATATTTACTGGCTACCCTGTATGTGCTGACACTGACTCTTCCATCAGCAGCAGCAGTTTATTGGGCATTTGGTGACTTACTTCTAAATCACTCCAATGCTTTTGCTCTTCTCCCAAAATCACCCTTCCGAGATACCGCTGTTATTTTAATGCTCATTCACCAG TTTATAACATTTGGATTTGCATGCACCCCATTATACTTTGTTTGGGAGAAAGCAATAGGTATGCACGAGTGTAAGAGCTTGTGTAAACGTGCATTGGTTAGATTGCCAGTGGTGATTCCAATTTGGTTTTTGGCTATCATATTCCCTTTCTTTGGACCCATCAATTCAACCGTTGGATCTCTCCTTGTCAGTTTCACTGTTTACATCATCCCTGCCCTTGCTCACATCTTCACCTTTAAATCATCCTCTGCCCGACAG AATGCTGTGGAACAACCTCCCAAGTTTGTTGGAAGATGGGTGGGATCATTTGTGATCAACGTATTTATAGTAGTGTGGGTCCTAGTCGTGGGCTTTGGATTTGGTGGGTGGGCCAGCATGGTGAACTTCGTACACCAAATTGACACATTTGGACTTTTCACAAAGTGTTACCAATGTCCACCATCGTCTCTTCCAACTATGCCACCTCACCAGCTCAACGCCACCGCCGCCGCGCCTTCGCCTCTTCACCACCATTGA